The genomic window CCGGCGAGGCCCTGGACAAAAAAACGCCGCTGTTGCGCTCCATACAGGTCCTGAACAAGCAGGCCAAGCGCGTGCTCAAGCTCTTTGGCGTCGAGACCAAGCTGCCCGTGACCAGTTATGCCGGCCCGGAGCAGGAATATTTCCTCATTGACCGCAATTTTGTCTTTGCCCGTCCGGACCTGCTCATCGCCGGCCGGAGTCTGTTCGGAGCCAAGCCGCCCAAGGGCCAGGAATTCGAGGACCAATATTTCGGCGTCATTCCCCGTCGCGTACTGTCCTTCATGATGGAAGTGGACCGCGAGCTGTTCAAGCTGGGCGTGCCGGTCAAGACGCGCCACAACGAGGTCGCCCCCAGTCAGTTCGAAATCGCGCCCATCTACGAGCAGGGCAACCTGGCCACGGATCACAACCAGCTGGTCATGACCGTCTTGCGCAGCGTGGCCAAGCGCTATGGGATGGTCTGCCTGCTGCACGAAAAGCCCTTTGCCGGCATCAATGGTTCCGGCAAGCACCTGAATTATTCCATCGGCAACGACGAAGTCGGATGTTTGTTCGACCCCGGCGACACGCCGCACGAAAACGCCCAGTTTTTGGTTTTTTGCGCCGCCGCCATTCGCGCCCTGCACAAGTTTGGCCCGTTGTTGCGCGCCACCGTGGCCAGCGCTTCCAACGACCATCGCCTGGGCGCCAACGAGGCCCCGCCGGCCATCATGTCCATGTATCTGGGCGAGCAGCTGGCCGACGTCTTCGAGCAGATCAAGAACGGCGGCGCCAAGAGCTGCAAGCAAAAAGGCGTCATGAACATCGGTGTCGACACCCTGCCCCCCCTGCCCATGGACCCGGGCGACCGCAACCGCACCAGCCCCTTCGCCTTCACCGGAAACCGCTTCGAGTTCCGGGCCGTGGGTTCGTCCATGTCCATCGCCGGCTCCCAGGTGGCTCTGAACGCCATGATGGCCGATTCCCTCGATTATATCGCCACGGAGCTGGAACAGGCCACGGCCGGGGATCCTTCCAAACTCAACGCCGCCGTGCAGTCGCTGCTCAGGACAATCATGGAGGAGCACGACGCCGTCATCTTCAACGGGGATGGCTATTCCGAAGAATGGCACAAGGAAGCGGAAAAACGCGGTCTGGCCAATTTGAAGACCACGCCCGACGCCCTGCCCATGCTGTCCGCGCCCTCGACCATCGAGCTGTTCACCAAATACGGCGTGCTGACCGAGGCCGAGTTGAGATCCCGCGAGGAAATTTATCTGGAGCAGTACTGCAAGACCATCGAGACCGAGGCCAATTTGATGGTCCGCATGGCCACGACCATCATCTTCCCGGCCGCGTTC from Deltaproteobacteria bacterium includes these protein-coding regions:
- a CDS encoding glutamine synthetase type III, producing the protein MSGLSARRDAIKAITDYKPLHDPLNFSETSPTDVFGCNVFNDIVMRDRLPKNVYKSLKKTIELGEKLDASVADVVANAMKDWAIEKGATHFTHVFYPLTGLTAEKHDSFLTPDGKGSAIAEFSGKLLIQGEPDASSFPSGGLRATFEARGYTAWDVTSPAYILENPNGTFLCIPTAFVSWTGEALDKKTPLLRSIQVLNKQAKRVLKLFGVETKLPVTSYAGPEQEYFLIDRNFVFARPDLLIAGRSLFGAKPPKGQEFEDQYFGVIPRRVLSFMMEVDRELFKLGVPVKTRHNEVAPSQFEIAPIYEQGNLATDHNQLVMTVLRSVAKRYGMVCLLHEKPFAGINGSGKHLNYSIGNDEVGCLFDPGDTPHENAQFLVFCAAAIRALHKFGPLLRATVASASNDHRLGANEAPPAIMSMYLGEQLADVFEQIKNGGAKSCKQKGVMNIGVDTLPPLPMDPGDRNRTSPFAFTGNRFEFRAVGSSMSIAGSQVALNAMMADSLDYIATELEQATAGDPSKLNAAVQSLLRTIMEEHDAVIFNGDGYSEEWHKEAEKRGLANLKTTPDALPMLSAPSTIELFTKYGVLTEAELRSREEIYLEQYCKTIETEANLMVRMATTIIFPAAFRYQNELAQACANLKAIGKEYGTTTLDQLTANLRAMQKVTYELQALVEGDKGNGAHAQAKFFCDKILPAMAEVRKHADLLETIVADDLWVLPSYMEMLFIR